One genomic region from Balaenoptera acutorostrata chromosome 1, mBalAcu1.1, whole genome shotgun sequence encodes:
- the KCNA3 gene encoding potassium voltage-gated channel subfamily A member 3: MDEHLSLLRSPPPPPSARHRAHPPQHPASGGGGGGAHTLVNPGYAEPAAGPELPPDMTVVAGDHLLEPEATDGGGDPPQGGCGGGGGCDRYEPLPPALPAAGEQDCCGERVVINISGLRFETQLKTLCQFPETLLGDPKRRMRYFDPLRNEYFFDRNRPSFDAILYYYQSGGRIRRPVNVPIDIFSEEIRFYQLGEEAMEKFREDEGFLREEERPLPRRDFQRQVWLLFEYPESSGPARGIAIVSVLVILISIVIFCLETLPEFRDEKYYTASPSQELFETASNSTSGAPAGASSFSDPFFVVETLCIIWFSFELLVRFFACPSKATFSRNIMNLIDIVAIIPYFITLGTELAERQGNGQQAMSLAILRVIRLVRVFRIFKLSRHSKGLQILGQTLKASMRELGLLIFFLFIGVILFSSAVYFAEADDPTSGFSSIPDAFWWAVVTMTTVGYGDMHPVTIGGKIVGSLCAIAGVLTIALPVPVIVSNFNYFYHRETEGEEQAQYLHVGSCQHLSPSAEELRKARSNSTLSKSEYMVIEEGGMNHSAFPQTPFKTGNSTATCTTNNNPNSCVNIKKIFTDV; this comes from the coding sequence ATGGACGAGCACCTCAGCCTCCTgcgctcgccgccgccgccgccctccgCCCGCCACCGCGCCCACCCGCCGCAGCACCCcgcgagcggcggcggcggcggcggcgcccacACGCTGGTGAACCCCGGCTACGCAGAGCCCGCCGCGGGCCCCGAGCTGCCGCCGGACATGACGGTGGTGGCCGGGGACCACCTGCTGGAGCCGGAGGCGACCGACGGCGGCGGGGACCCGCCTCAGGGCGGctgcggtggcggcggcggctgcgaCCGCTACGAGCCGCTGCCGCCCGCGCTGCCCGCCGCCGGCGAGCAGGACTGCTGCGGGGAGCGCGTGGTCATCAACATCTCGGGGCTGCGCTTCGAGACGCAGCTCAAGACCCTCTGCCAGTTCCCGGAGACTCTGCTGGGCGACCCCAAGCGGCGCATGAGGTACTTCGACCCGCTCCGCAATGAGTACTTCTTCGACCGCAACCGGCCCAGCTTCGACGCCATCCTCTACTACTATCAGTCCGGGGGCCGAATCCGCCGGCCGGTCAATGTGCCCATCGACATCTTCTCCGAGGAGATCCGCTTCTACCAGCTGGGCGAGGAGGCCATGGAGAAGTTCCGCGAGGACGAGGGCTTCCTGCGGGAGGAGGAGCGGCCCCTGCCCCGCCGAGATTTCCAGCGCCAGGTGTGGCTGCTCTTCGAGTACCCGGAGAGCTCCGGGCCGGCCCGGGGCATCGCCATCGTGTCCGTGCTCGTCATCCTCATCTCCATCGTCATCTTCTGCCTGGAGACGCTGCCCGAGTTCCGCGATGAGAAGTACTACACCGCCTCGCCTTCGCAGGAGCTGTTCGAGACGGCCAGCAACAGCACGTCGGGGGCCCCCGCGGGAGCCTCCAGCTTCTCGGATCCCTTCTTCGTGGTGGAGACTCTGTGCATCATCTGGTTCTCCTTTGAGCTGCTGGTGCGGTTCTTCGCttgccccagcaaagccaccttCTCGCGAAATATCATGAACCTGATAGACATTGTGGCCATCATCCCTTATTTCATCACTCTGGGCACCGAGCTGGCTGAGCGACAAGGCAATGGACAGCAAGCCATGTCCCTGGCCATCCTGAGGGTCATCCGCCTGGTGAGGGTCTTCCGCATCTTCAAGCTCTCCCGCCACTCCAAGGGGCTGCAGATCCTGGGGCAGACGCTGAAGGCTTCCATGCGGGAGTTGGGGCTGctcatcttcttcctctttatTGGGGTCATCCTTTTCTCCAGCGCAGTCTATTTTGCGGAGGCAGACGACCCCACTTCAGGTTTTAGCAGTATCCCTGATGCCTTCTGGTGGGCTGTGGTAACCATGACGACAGTAGGTTACGGTGACATGCACCCAGTGACCATAGGGGGCAAGATTGTGGGGTCACTCTGTGCCATCGCTGGTGTCTTGACCATTGCTTTGCCAGTCCCTGTGATTGTTTCCAACTTCAATTACTTCTACCACCGGGAGACAGAAGGGGAAGAGCAAGCCCAGTACTTGCACGTGGGAAGTTGCCAGCACCTCTCCCCTTCAGCCGAGGAGCTCCGGAAAGCGAGGAGTAACTCGACTCTAAGTAAGTCGGAGTATATGGTGATCGAAGAGGGGGGTATGAACCATAGCGCTTTCCCCCAGACCCCCTTCAAAACGGGCAATTCCACGGCCACCTGCACCACGAACAATAATCCCAACTCCTGTGTCAACATCAAAAAGATATTTACCGATGTTTAA